The Microbulbifer hydrolyticus genome has a segment encoding these proteins:
- a CDS encoding TonB-dependent receptor, with protein sequence MKQVLYAATCVAALSGSAGITFAQAADTATGSKTKDIEVEEVVVTATRREEKLQDVPISVTAFSQDELTRKGIVGYEGIAHETPGVVMNRPTQNFNNFTARGIATNGYNANLQSTVAIYIDELPISANGNSTILDPNLYDVERVEFLRGPQGTLFGSGSLAGAMRILTKSPDLDEVEASMLVDMGMSGSDSLRQRYNAMVNVPIVEDELAFRAVVFYRDEDGYVDNLGTGIENSNSLQDVGGRAILLWEPTDKLSVRMLASHENSDPKDSSLVNPALGEELRNSERPDRFMAELNNFNTTVEYQFDWATLTSSSTYSHFDQTFYVDLANTFGFALPFRLDADAYDEIFVQETRLVSETSGPIDWVVGGFYYYKRRDVDFAYKGTEEFFAQRGITGLDGDTYQELYNHTVANELAGFGEVTYHLNDKAWVTGGLRYGSNDVQTITEDGGYASNYLTMGLFGLSGPVTITPIAAGKGEKAKADRFSYKASFSYQPVDSITIYATVATGFRTPVVNARGGAASLVDPNDIVIPFGSSSDELINYELGLKGSWMDGALTANLAAYLIDWDNIQVQANRVSDSVQFVTNIGQARSQGVEFEITASPLDGLDLYLNGAYTDSRVTDLTAEEAAISGAVEGERLAAPYFQGSATAKYSFEVGADMTAFASATIAHVGSFPGLFPNVPGKPDQTNPTYDHTDTFNNVNVNFGVQKGDWVASGYVENLTDDHSVTYVHPEAFLFSRYGTLRPRTYGLRFARDF encoded by the coding sequence ATGAAACAGGTTCTATACGCCGCAACATGTGTTGCCGCTTTGAGTGGTAGTGCCGGCATCACCTTTGCCCAGGCGGCAGACACAGCGACTGGAAGTAAAACCAAAGATATCGAAGTGGAAGAGGTCGTGGTAACCGCCACCCGGCGCGAAGAAAAACTACAGGACGTACCGATCAGTGTGACGGCCTTCTCTCAGGACGAGCTGACCAGAAAAGGCATCGTCGGCTACGAGGGTATCGCCCATGAAACCCCCGGCGTGGTCATGAACCGCCCGACCCAGAACTTCAACAATTTCACCGCGCGTGGTATCGCCACCAACGGCTACAACGCGAACCTGCAGAGCACCGTGGCGATCTACATCGACGAGCTGCCCATCTCTGCCAACGGCAACTCTACCATTCTTGACCCGAACCTCTACGACGTGGAGCGCGTGGAATTCCTGCGCGGACCCCAGGGCACGCTGTTCGGCTCCGGCTCTCTGGCAGGGGCGATGCGTATTCTGACCAAAAGCCCGGACCTCGACGAAGTGGAAGCCTCCATGCTGGTGGATATGGGCATGAGCGGCTCCGATTCGCTGCGCCAGCGTTACAACGCCATGGTCAACGTGCCGATCGTGGAAGATGAGCTCGCTTTCCGCGCAGTGGTGTTCTACCGCGACGAAGACGGCTATGTGGATAACCTCGGCACCGGCATCGAAAATTCCAACAGCCTGCAAGACGTAGGTGGGCGCGCGATCCTGCTGTGGGAGCCCACCGACAAATTGTCTGTGCGGATGCTGGCTTCACACGAAAACAGCGATCCTAAAGATTCATCGCTGGTCAACCCGGCACTGGGGGAGGAGTTGCGCAACTCCGAGCGGCCGGACCGATTCATGGCCGAGCTGAACAATTTCAATACCACCGTCGAATACCAGTTTGACTGGGCGACGTTGACCAGTTCATCCACATACTCGCACTTCGACCAGACCTTTTATGTCGACCTGGCGAATACTTTCGGGTTTGCGCTTCCATTCCGACTCGACGCCGATGCTTACGACGAGATTTTTGTGCAGGAAACGCGGCTGGTATCCGAGACTTCTGGCCCGATTGACTGGGTCGTGGGCGGTTTTTACTACTACAAGCGGCGCGATGTGGATTTTGCCTACAAGGGCACGGAGGAGTTTTTCGCCCAGCGCGGTATTACCGGGTTGGACGGAGACACTTATCAGGAACTGTACAATCACACCGTCGCCAATGAGCTTGCGGGTTTTGGTGAGGTCACTTACCACCTGAATGATAAAGCCTGGGTCACCGGCGGACTCCGCTACGGCAGCAACGACGTGCAGACTATTACCGAGGACGGCGGCTACGCCAGCAATTACCTGACCATGGGACTGTTCGGCCTGTCGGGCCCGGTGACGATCACGCCGATTGCGGCCGGCAAAGGGGAAAAGGCCAAGGCCGATCGCTTCTCCTACAAGGCGAGCTTCTCCTACCAGCCGGTGGATAGCATCACCATATATGCCACCGTCGCAACCGGCTTCCGTACTCCGGTGGTCAATGCGCGCGGCGGCGCGGCGAGTCTCGTGGATCCCAACGATATTGTCATCCCGTTCGGCTCGTCCTCCGATGAGCTGATCAACTATGAACTCGGCCTCAAGGGTTCCTGGATGGATGGCGCGCTGACTGCCAATCTGGCGGCCTACCTTATCGACTGGGACAACATTCAGGTGCAGGCCAACCGCGTATCGGATTCGGTGCAGTTCGTTACCAATATTGGTCAGGCGCGCAGCCAGGGCGTCGAGTTCGAGATTACCGCGAGCCCGCTGGATGGACTCGACCTGTATCTGAACGGTGCCTACACCGATTCCCGCGTAACCGACCTCACCGCGGAAGAAGCGGCGATTTCCGGTGCGGTGGAAGGTGAGCGGCTCGCCGCGCCTTATTTCCAGGGCTCGGCCACCGCCAAATACAGCTTCGAAGTCGGCGCCGACATGACGGCATTCGCCTCCGCGACAATCGCCCACGTAGGGTCATTCCCGGGCCTGTTCCCAAATGTGCCGGGTAAGCCGGACCAGACCAACCCGACCTACGACCACACCGATACGTTTAACAACGTGAACGTCAATTTCGGAGTGCAGAAGGGAGACTGGGTGGCCTCCGGGTATGTGGAAAACCTGACGGACGATCATTCCGTTACCTACGTGCACCCCGAGGCCTTCCTGTTCAGCCGTTACGGCACTTTGCGTCCTCGCACTTACGGTCTGCGGTTTGCTCGCGATTTTTGA
- a CDS encoding carboxylesterase/lipase family protein, which yields MSAKFRGLICQCVITSIFGLFCADLVAEPERPVVAVVQGKLRGVVDRGLRVFKGIPYAAPPVGERRWKAPGAPVTWPGVRDAAVFGPGCMQPSLPKDYFYADEPPSKSEDCLTLNIWAPPSSHRAPVIVWIHGGGLGIGSSASPLYDGGNFARRGVVFVSLNYRLGALGWLAHPALSAESGDGISGNYGLLDQIQALEWVRDNVAAFGGDPGNVTIMGESAGALSVSYLLTSPLARGLFHRAIAQSPNARAFPELQQSVYGMPSAEQIGAGIARAAGAADLEALRALDVDALQRAATGQHFRPQGTVDGRVLPAQIIDIFDARRQAQVPLLAGFNSGEVKTQLLLLPKPPSSADVYTAEIRKRYGDLAPAFLRLYPASDIRGSMLAALRDAVYGWATERMVRLQAAAGQPAYLYLFDHCDAETAARDLCAFHASDLPYVFGQIGPGASLPANWPRPEGAADRALSEAMLDYWVSFARSGVPGGQGLPEWRPYSKGQSYMHFAERPVASSDPVSGMFEMQEELVQRRRRAGEQWFFKVGIAAPQVPPAQSPVSLSGQ from the coding sequence ATGAGTGCCAAATTTCGTGGTTTGATTTGTCAGTGCGTGATTACCAGTATTTTCGGCCTTTTCTGTGCGGACCTTGTCGCCGAACCGGAGCGTCCGGTAGTAGCGGTGGTACAGGGAAAGTTGCGCGGAGTTGTTGATCGGGGCCTGCGAGTGTTTAAAGGGATCCCTTACGCTGCGCCGCCAGTGGGTGAGCGCCGCTGGAAAGCTCCCGGGGCTCCCGTGACCTGGCCGGGAGTACGCGATGCTGCAGTGTTCGGGCCGGGCTGCATGCAGCCGTCTTTGCCAAAAGATTATTTCTACGCGGATGAGCCACCCTCAAAGAGCGAGGACTGCCTGACCCTCAATATTTGGGCGCCGCCTTCGTCCCACCGTGCACCGGTGATTGTGTGGATTCACGGTGGTGGTTTGGGTATCGGCAGCAGTGCCAGCCCGTTATACGACGGCGGTAATTTCGCCAGGCGAGGTGTCGTATTTGTATCGTTGAATTACCGCCTGGGTGCACTGGGCTGGCTTGCACATCCGGCACTCAGCGCGGAATCCGGGGATGGTATCTCGGGCAATTACGGTCTGCTTGACCAGATACAAGCGCTTGAATGGGTGCGTGACAATGTCGCCGCTTTTGGTGGGGATCCGGGCAATGTCACCATTATGGGAGAGTCTGCCGGCGCGCTCAGCGTGAGTTATTTGCTTACGAGTCCGTTGGCACGCGGACTCTTTCACCGGGCCATTGCGCAAAGCCCCAATGCGCGTGCCTTTCCAGAATTGCAGCAGTCCGTATACGGCATGCCCTCTGCGGAACAGATTGGTGCCGGCATCGCTCGTGCTGCGGGTGCGGCGGACCTCGAGGCACTGCGGGCGCTGGATGTCGATGCGTTGCAGCGTGCCGCCACCGGTCAGCATTTCCGGCCCCAGGGCACGGTGGACGGGCGTGTACTTCCCGCGCAAATCATCGACATATTCGATGCCCGGCGGCAGGCGCAGGTGCCTCTGCTTGCCGGATTCAATAGCGGGGAAGTAAAGACACAGTTACTGCTGCTACCTAAGCCGCCGTCGTCCGCGGACGTTTATACGGCGGAGATTCGCAAACGCTACGGTGATCTGGCGCCGGCCTTCCTGAGGTTGTATCCGGCTTCGGACATCCGCGGCAGTATGCTCGCCGCCCTGCGCGATGCTGTGTACGGCTGGGCCACCGAGCGCATGGTGCGACTGCAGGCCGCGGCGGGCCAGCCCGCCTATCTCTATCTCTTTGATCATTGCGATGCAGAGACTGCAGCGCGGGATCTTTGTGCCTTCCACGCCAGTGATCTGCCTTATGTATTTGGGCAGATAGGACCGGGCGCATCGCTGCCAGCGAACTGGCCGCGGCCGGAAGGCGCGGCGGACCGGGCGCTTTCTGAAGCAATGCTCGACTACTGGGTAAGTTTCGCGCGATCCGGTGTGCCGGGTGGTCAAGGGTTGCCAGAGTGGCGGCCTTATTCCAAGGGGCAGTCTTATATGCACTTTGCCGAGCGGCCGGTGGCATCCAGCGATCCGGTTTCCGGAATGTTCGAAATGCAGGAAGAGCTGGTGCAGCGGCGACGGCGCGCAGGTGAGCAGTGGTTTTTCAAGGTGGGTATTGCGGCACCCCAGGTACCGCCAGCTCAGTCGCCTGTTTCGCTGTCCGGGCAGTAG
- a CDS encoding MFS transporter, whose translation MSEGVIARGDKRAVTGAVGEEIVSKHLTAKKKEKLVVTAASLGTMFEWFDFYLYGLLATYISSQFFSGVNETTAFILALAAFAAGFAVRPFGSLVFGRFGDIIGRKYTFLVTMGLMGFSTFAVGLLPSYASIGVAAPIILVALRLLQGLAVGGEYGGAATYVAEHAPHNRRGFFTSFIQTTATLGLILALLLVIGLRALIGEEAFADWGWRVPFLLSIVLLAISLWIRIQLEESPVFQRMKEEGATSKAPIKEAFGQWNNIKFGLIALFGAVAGQAVIGYTAQFYTMFYLEKILKVDPATANTMILIGLILGTPFFVIFAWLSDRIGRKPIIVTACLVAAVIYFPAFKALTYAANPALAAAVERAPVTVVANGGECSLQFDPVGKNTFDSSSCDIAKAYLAKGGINYSNESAPAGKVAEVHIGDKVIVAPDPVTLPAEEKQVAIAAFAAEVKAGLDDAGYPLEADPEQINKPLVVMILFGLMLVATAPYAPLAAMLVELFPARIRYTAMSLPYHIGNGWFGGFLPSAAFAMVAATGDIFFGLWYPVVIAGMTCVVGALFLPETFRRNIHA comes from the coding sequence ATGTCTGAAGGCGTAATAGCGCGCGGTGACAAGCGCGCGGTAACCGGGGCTGTTGGCGAGGAAATTGTTTCCAAGCATCTCACGGCCAAAAAAAAAGAAAAGCTGGTAGTAACAGCTGCATCCCTGGGGACCATGTTCGAATGGTTCGATTTCTATCTTTACGGGCTCTTGGCCACCTATATATCCAGTCAGTTTTTCTCGGGCGTTAACGAAACTACTGCATTTATTCTTGCGCTTGCGGCATTTGCTGCAGGCTTTGCGGTGCGGCCTTTCGGCTCGCTCGTATTCGGGCGGTTCGGCGACATTATCGGACGAAAATATACCTTCCTCGTCACCATGGGCCTTATGGGGTTTTCAACGTTTGCGGTGGGGTTGCTGCCCAGTTATGCCTCTATTGGCGTGGCGGCGCCCATAATCCTGGTAGCGCTGCGACTACTGCAGGGGTTGGCCGTCGGTGGGGAATATGGTGGTGCGGCTACCTATGTGGCCGAGCACGCACCGCATAACAGGCGCGGCTTCTTTACCAGCTTTATCCAGACAACGGCCACGCTCGGACTGATACTTGCGCTCTTACTGGTTATCGGTCTGCGAGCGCTGATTGGTGAAGAGGCGTTTGCTGATTGGGGTTGGCGGGTACCTTTCCTGCTCTCTATTGTGTTACTGGCGATTTCCCTGTGGATTCGTATACAGCTGGAAGAAAGCCCAGTGTTCCAGCGAATGAAGGAGGAAGGCGCGACCTCGAAAGCTCCGATCAAGGAGGCGTTCGGGCAGTGGAACAATATCAAATTCGGTCTGATCGCCCTGTTTGGCGCCGTTGCGGGGCAGGCGGTGATTGGCTATACCGCGCAGTTTTATACGATGTTCTACCTGGAGAAAATACTTAAGGTAGATCCGGCGACCGCGAATACGATGATATTGATCGGGCTAATTCTCGGAACGCCCTTTTTTGTGATTTTCGCCTGGCTCAGTGATCGCATTGGCCGCAAGCCGATTATTGTCACTGCGTGTCTGGTGGCTGCCGTTATTTATTTCCCCGCATTCAAGGCGCTGACCTACGCTGCCAACCCGGCACTGGCGGCGGCCGTAGAGAGGGCACCGGTAACGGTGGTCGCTAATGGCGGTGAGTGTTCACTGCAATTCGATCCGGTCGGCAAGAATACATTTGATTCTTCAAGCTGCGATATTGCCAAGGCTTATCTCGCCAAAGGGGGGATCAACTACAGCAACGAATCGGCTCCGGCGGGCAAGGTTGCCGAGGTGCATATCGGAGACAAAGTAATTGTCGCTCCCGATCCAGTGACTTTGCCGGCGGAGGAAAAGCAGGTCGCCATTGCCGCGTTTGCGGCGGAAGTAAAGGCTGGCCTGGATGACGCGGGATATCCGCTTGAGGCGGATCCGGAGCAGATCAATAAACCGCTCGTTGTGATGATACTTTTCGGGTTGATGCTGGTTGCGACAGCGCCCTATGCACCGCTCGCCGCAATGCTGGTGGAATTATTTCCAGCGCGTATCCGTTACACCGCCATGTCGCTGCCTTATCACATTGGTAATGGTTGGTTTGGTGGCTTCCTTCCCAGCGCCGCCTTTGCCATGGTGGCGGCGACTGGGGATATTTTCTTTGGTCTCTGGTATCCGGTCGTAATCGCGGGCATGACCTGTGTGGTTGGCGCGCTGTTTTTGCCGGAAACCTTCCGTCGCAATATCCACGCGTAG
- a CDS encoding cation:proton antiporter gives MQQILSDPMALLVMVGIVSIACQYLAFMLKLPAILPLLLAGLALGPLTGVLDPDALFGDLLFPLVSLAVAIILFEGALTLKFSDLAGHGTMVRNLCTLGALVTFLVATPAAHYVLGMPMQLAALFGAIVTVTGPTVIVPMLRSVRPNSRISNILRWEGIVIDPIGALLAVLVYEFVVASHGALEHTFLTFLKVIAIGFGIGSLMGYFVGSLLRHNWVPHYLRNTAVLTLMLGAYAASNLMTHESGLLTVTVMGIWMANMKDLDVDDILEFKETLSVLLISALFILLAARVEFFTLAQLGWGALVVLAAIIFVARPLSVFLSSPGSGLSWRELAMLSWIAPRGIVAAAVSALFALKLDSFGLPKSELLVPMVFLVIIATVVLQSLTSKPIAKLLGVRAPYPNGYLLFGGGKFARMLAKDLMEKDVPVRIADTNWDTIREARMDNIPTYYGNPISEHASLTMDISTVGKVLVLSPYKQLNPLVTYHFEHILGEGAVLGLSHGTQEGRASHKVSEEYAKKLELFSESATYSRLASLVAKGATIKTTRLTEAFTIEDYRETYGNRATQLYALDPQGRVHINTISHEFELQADWQIVSLIAPEAVVGEGRE, from the coding sequence ATGCAACAAATCCTCTCGGACCCAATGGCCCTGTTAGTGATGGTGGGCATCGTCTCGATTGCGTGCCAGTATCTCGCCTTTATGCTCAAGCTGCCGGCGATCCTGCCGTTGCTGCTGGCCGGTCTGGCGCTGGGTCCGCTTACCGGTGTACTGGACCCGGATGCATTATTTGGCGACCTGCTTTTTCCGCTCGTATCGCTGGCTGTCGCGATTATCCTGTTTGAAGGTGCGCTGACGCTTAAATTTTCCGACCTTGCTGGCCACGGCACCATGGTGCGCAATCTGTGTACGCTGGGTGCCCTGGTGACCTTCCTCGTTGCCACCCCCGCCGCGCACTATGTCCTCGGGATGCCGATGCAGCTGGCTGCGCTTTTCGGTGCCATTGTCACGGTTACCGGGCCGACGGTGATCGTGCCCATGTTGCGTTCGGTTCGTCCTAACTCGCGTATTTCCAACATCCTGCGATGGGAAGGCATCGTGATCGACCCCATCGGTGCGCTGCTCGCGGTGCTCGTGTATGAGTTTGTGGTCGCATCACACGGCGCGCTGGAGCACACGTTCCTTACCTTTCTCAAGGTGATCGCCATCGGTTTTGGCATCGGGTCTTTGATGGGGTATTTCGTCGGCTCGTTGCTCAGGCACAACTGGGTGCCGCACTACCTGCGCAATACCGCAGTGCTTACCCTGATGCTGGGGGCCTACGCCGCTTCCAACCTGATGACCCATGAATCCGGCCTCCTCACGGTAACCGTCATGGGGATCTGGATGGCCAACATGAAAGACCTGGACGTCGATGACATTCTCGAGTTCAAGGAAACCCTCAGCGTACTGCTGATCTCGGCGTTGTTCATCCTTCTCGCGGCACGGGTGGAGTTTTTCACGCTAGCCCAGCTGGGCTGGGGCGCACTGGTGGTATTGGCAGCGATCATTTTTGTCGCGCGGCCGTTATCCGTGTTCCTGTCATCTCCGGGGTCCGGTCTCAGCTGGCGCGAGCTGGCGATGCTGAGCTGGATCGCGCCACGGGGTATCGTTGCCGCGGCCGTTTCCGCGCTGTTTGCCCTGAAACTGGATTCATTTGGCTTGCCCAAGTCCGAACTGCTGGTGCCGATGGTATTCCTGGTGATCATCGCCACCGTGGTGCTGCAGAGCCTCACCTCCAAGCCCATTGCCAAGTTGCTGGGCGTGCGTGCTCCTTATCCGAATGGTTACCTGCTCTTCGGTGGCGGCAAGTTTGCGCGCATGCTGGCAAAAGATCTGATGGAGAAGGACGTTCCCGTCCGAATTGCAGATACCAACTGGGATACCATACGTGAGGCGCGGATGGACAATATTCCCACCTACTATGGCAACCCTATCTCAGAACATGCGAGCTTGACCATGGACATTTCCACGGTGGGCAAGGTGCTGGTGCTGTCGCCCTACAAACAGTTAAACCCGCTGGTGACTTATCATTTTGAGCACATCCTCGGAGAGGGGGCGGTACTGGGGTTGAGTCACGGTACTCAAGAGGGGCGCGCCAGTCACAAGGTATCGGAAGAGTACGCAAAAAAACTGGAGCTGTTTTCCGAGAGCGCAACCTACAGTCGCCTCGCCAGCCTGGTCGCGAAGGGAGCCACCATCAAGACCACACGCCTGACGGAGGCCTTTACCATCGAGGACTACCGGGAAACCTACGGTAACCGAGCCACGCAACTCTACGCGCTAGATCCGCAGGGAAGAGTCCACATCAATACGATTTCTCACGAATTTGAACTTCAGGCAGATTGGCAGATAGTCAGCCTGATTGCGCCGGAGGCGGTGGTTGGGGAGGGCCGTGAATAG